The following coding sequences lie in one Arachis stenosperma cultivar V10309 chromosome 5, arast.V10309.gnm1.PFL2, whole genome shotgun sequence genomic window:
- the LOC130980777 gene encoding uncharacterized protein LOC130980777, which yields MANPRGECKAITLRSGKVVEKGAPSKDNHEEATSKYGNEDEGEIPTLPSPKPVLKLFVPKAPYPQRLRKDGKDGQFSKFLEIFKRLQINILFAEVLEQMPLYAKFLKELITKKRNWKAKETILLTEECSTIIQRKLPRKLKDPGSFQIPCIIGDITIEKALMKIEEAKPKRMALQLADRIFKFPHGVVEDLLVKVGEIIFPADFVVLDMEEEANTSIILGRTFLATVGAIIDVQKGELVLRLHEEKMIFNVFKAMIYPKKSIEECMLVDTME from the exons ATGGCTAACCCAAGAGGGGAATGCAAAGCCATAACTCTAAGAAGTGGGAAGGTTGTAGAGAAAGGAGCCCCAAGCAAAGATAATCACGAAGAGGCTACATCAAAGTATGGGAACGAGGATGAAGGGGAGATCCCAACTTTACCTTCACCAAAACCAGTTTTGAAGCtctttgtgccaaaggcaccatACCCACAAAGATTGAGAAAAGATGGGAAGGATGGCCAGTTTTCTAAGTTTCTAGAAATCTTCAAGAGACTCCAAATCAACATACTATTTGCTGAGGTATTAgaacaaatgccactctatgccaagttcttaaaggagcttaTAACCAAAAAGAGGAACTGGAAGGCAAAGGAAACCATATTATTGACTGAGGAATGCAGCACCATCATACAGAGGAAGCTACCTCGAAAGCTgaaagacccagggagttttcaaatcccctgcatcataggggacaTCACTATTGAGAAAGCTTT gatgaagattgaggaagccaagccaAAAAGAATGGCACTCCAATTGGCTGACAGAATATTTAAGTTTCCACATGGGGTGGTGGAAGACTTGCTAGTAAAAGTAGGAGAAATCATTTTCCCTGCTGACTTTGTTGTGCTGGACATGGAAGAAGAGGCCAACACGTCAATTATCCTAGGAAGAACATTTCTAGCTACTGTTGGAGCCATTATTGATGTGCAGAAAGGGGAACTAGTCTTGAGATTGCATGAAGAGAAAATGATCTTCAACGTTTTTAAAGCAATGATTTACCCCAAGAAATCCATAGAAGAATGCATGCTGGTAGACACCATGGAATAG
- the LOC130980778 gene encoding uncharacterized mitochondrial protein AtMg00860-like, with protein sequence MDYMNRVFCPFLDKFVVVFIDNILIYSKSKEEHAEHLRTVLRILKENKLYVKLSKCEFWKKEVKFLGHVVSKQGIAVDPSKVEAVMNWGRPTSVTEIRSFLGLAGYYQRLIKGFSQIALPLTRLTRKDVPFFWTLECEESFQALKQKLTTAPVLVLPEPNKSFEVYCDASLKASRRGVVQGIRDSEDWCSRSVWNSLLESITNPK encoded by the exons ATGGATTATATGAATAGAGTTTTCTGTCCGTTTCtagataaattcgttgttgtcttcattgataaCATACTGATTTACTCCAAGTCCAAAGAAGAGCATGcagaacacttgaggaccgtgttgcgaATACTAAAGGAAAATAAACTATATGTGAAACTATCTAAATGTGAATTCTGGAAGAAGGAGGTTAAGTTTCTGGGTCATGTGGTGAGTAAACAGGGGATAGCAGTAGACCCATCTAAGGTAGAGGCTGTAATGAATTGGGGGCGACCAACCTCAGTTActgagataaggagttttctgggcttaGCTGGTTATTACCAAAGATTAATCAAGGGCTTTTCTCAAATAGCGTTGCCATTGACAAGGTTAACCCGCAAGGATGTGCCATTTTTTTGGACTCTTGAGTGTGAGGAGAGTTTTCAAGCGCTGAAGcaaaagttgactactgcacctgtgttgGTGTTACCTGAGCCAAATAAGTCGTTCGAGGTgtactgtgatgcctcattgaagg CTTCGAGAAGAGGAGTTGTTCAAGGAATTCGAGATTCTGAAGATTGGTGTTCAAGAAGTGTCTGGAACTCTTTGCTTGAGTCGATTACAAATCCCAAGTGA